Proteins from a single region of Schistocerca gregaria isolate iqSchGreg1 chromosome 3, iqSchGreg1.2, whole genome shotgun sequence:
- the LOC126354197 gene encoding keratin, type II cytoskeletal 3-like isoform X1, with protein sequence MRTLLVLAAALAVACALPRRPNGRPGNAGINSGVPGNGGFVSGFPVNGGLSQTLPGSGFGQGYPSFGAGFPGNGFGQQYPSSNGFGQRYPSSNGFGQQYPGNNGFVQPFPGNNGFSQQLPGNGGFGGRFPGNGFQDIGFNRPLRNSGERDDSNSSESRERD encoded by the exons ATGAGGACTCTTCTG GTCCTGGCCGCGGCATTGGCAGTCGCTTGTGCACTCCCTCGCCGACCAAATGGTCGTCCGGGAAATGCTGGTATCAACTCCGGTGTCCCTGGAAATGGTGGCTTCGTCTCTGGATTTCCTGTGAATGGAGGACTTAGTCAGACCTTGCCGGGGTCTGGTTTCGGACAGGGTTACCCAAGCTTCGGCGCTGGATTCCCGGGCAATGGCTTCGGTCAGCAGTACCCTAGCAGCAATGGCTTCGGTCAGCGGTACCctagcagcaatggctttggtcAGCAGTATCCTGGTAACAACGGCTTCGTTCAGCCATTCCCGGGTAACAACGGGTTCAGTCAGCAGCTTCCTGGCAACGGCGGCTTTGGCGGTCGGTTCCCAGGAAACGGCTTCCAAGACATTGGCTTCAACAGACCTCTCCGTAACTCCGGTGAACGAGACGACTCTAACAGTAGCGAGTCAAGAGAAAGGGATTGA
- the LOC126354197 gene encoding keratin, type II cytoskeletal 3-like isoform X2, giving the protein MRTLLVLAAALAVACALPRRPNGRPGNAGINSGVPGNGGFVSGFPVNGGLSQTLPGSGFGQGYPSFGAGFPGNGFGQQYPSSNGFGQRYPSSNGFGQQYPGNNGFVQPFPGNNGFSQQLPGNGGFGGRFPGNGFQDIGFNRPLRNSGERDDSNSSESRERD; this is encoded by the coding sequence GTCCTGGCCGCGGCATTGGCAGTCGCTTGTGCACTCCCTCGCCGACCAAATGGTCGTCCGGGAAATGCTGGTATCAACTCCGGTGTCCCTGGAAATGGTGGCTTCGTCTCTGGATTTCCTGTGAATGGAGGACTTAGTCAGACCTTGCCGGGGTCTGGTTTCGGACAGGGTTACCCAAGCTTCGGCGCTGGATTCCCGGGCAATGGCTTCGGTCAGCAGTACCCTAGCAGCAATGGCTTCGGTCAGCGGTACCctagcagcaatggctttggtcAGCAGTATCCTGGTAACAACGGCTTCGTTCAGCCATTCCCGGGTAACAACGGGTTCAGTCAGCAGCTTCCTGGCAACGGCGGCTTTGGCGGTCGGTTCCCAGGAAACGGCTTCCAAGACATTGGCTTCAACAGACCTCTCCGTAACTCCGGTGAACGAGACGACTCTAACAGTAGCGAGTCAAGAGAAAGGGATTGA